The Miscanthus floridulus cultivar M001 chromosome 17, ASM1932011v1, whole genome shotgun sequence genome has a window encoding:
- the LOC136517130 gene encoding uncharacterized protein isoform X2, whose product MHRLSLTVIDAASAAAAMPFALRLGGSPALRLAAARRAGPRPPALLRFGAGAGARRGLICSVEAARRGGGDEDAEAEAEEGRRGGGSRVPPERRMRGGGNAAAAAVGTSVELLAIPGVGPRNLRKLVDNGFEGVAQLKQLYRDKFFGKSSGQMVEFLQCSVGIVHKNHAESITSFIKESVDEELKDTDSSKPTQNKRLTFCVEGNISVGKTTFLQRIANETIELRDLVEIVPEPIDKWQDVGPDHFNILDAFYAEPHRYAYTFQNYVFVTRVMQERESQAGIKPLRLMERSVFSDRMVFVRAVHEANWMNEMEISIYDSWFDPVVSSLPGLIPDGFIYLRASPDTCHKRMMHRRRSEEGGVSLDYLQGLHEKHESWLLPSKGSGPGVLSVSQLPMHMEGSLPPEIRDRVFYLEGNHMHSSIQKVPALILDCEPDIDFSKDIEAKRQYARQVAEFFEFVKKKQEQAPSEQTSNDKDRMNPQALQ is encoded by the exons ATGCACAGGCTCTCCCTCACCGTCATtgacgccgcctccgccgccgccgccatgccctTTGCGCTCCGGCTCGGTGGTTCCCCAGCGCTTCGCCtcgccgccgcgcgccgcgcgGGCCCGCGGCCCCCGGCGTTGCTGCGCTTCGGTGCCGGGGCCGGGGCGCGGAGGGGGCTAATCTGCTCCGTCGAGGCCGCCAGGAGGGGTGGCGGTGACGAGGATGCGGAAGCGGAGGCGGAGGAGGGTCGGAGGGGAGGCGGGAGCCGCGTGCCACCGGAGAGGAGGATGAGGGGCGGGGGTAACGCGGCCGCTGCCGCGGTGGGGACGAGCGTCGAGCTCCTGGCGATTCCTGGTGTGGGGCCGCGCAACCTTAGGAAGCTCGTGGACAATGGCTTCGAGGGCGTCGCCCAGCTCAAGCAGCTCTACAGGGACAAG TTCTTTGGCAAGTCTAGTGGGCAGATGGTTGAGTTCTTACAGTGCTCTGTTGGCATTGTACATAAGAATCATGCTGAGAGTATAACCTCATTCATTAAAGAGAGTGTTGATGAGGAGCTGAAAGATACAGATTCATCTAAACCCACTCAGAATAAGAGGCTGACCTTTTGTGTGGAAGGGAACATCAGCGTTGGGAAAACCACTTTCCTCCAAAGAATAGCTAATGAGACAATTGAACTGCGTGATCTTGTAGAGATAGTTCCTGAGCCTATTGATAAGTGGCAAGATGTTGGCCCTGATCACTTCAATATATTGGATGCCTTCTATGCTGAGCCACATAGGTATGCATACACTTTCCAAAACTATGTGTTTGTGACGAGGGTCATGCAAGAAAGGGAATCTCAAGCTGGAATAAAACCTCTCAGACTGATGGAAAGAAGTGTATTCAGTGATAGGATG GTATTCGTCCGTGCTGTTCACGAAGCTAATTGGATGAATGAGATGGAGATCAGCATCTACGATTCCTGGTTTGATCCAGTTGTGTCATCACTCCCAGGTCTCATCCCAGATGGATTTATCTATTTAAGAGCTAGTCCAGATACTTGCCACAAAAGAATGATGCATAGGAGAAGATCAGAGGAAGGTGGTGTCTCACTTGATTACTTGCAAGGTTTGCATGAGAAGCATGAGAGCTGGTTGCTTCCTTCGAAAGGATCGGGTCCTGGTGTATTATCGGTCAGTCAACTGCCCATGCATATGGAGGGCTCCTTGCCTCCAGAAATACGGGATCGTGTATTTTACTTGGAAGGAAATCACATGCACTCTAGCATCCAGAAG GTTCCTGCTCTCATCTTGGATTGTGAACCTGATATTGATTTCAGCAAAGACATAGAAGCTAAACGACA ATATGCTAGGCAAGTTGCAGAGTTCTTTGAATTCGTGAAGAAAAAGCAGGAACAAGCTCCATCCGAGCAAACAAGCAATGACAAGGACCGCATGAACCCACAG GCTCTCCAATGA
- the LOC136517130 gene encoding uncharacterized protein isoform X1, translating into MHRLSLTVIDAASAAAAMPFALRLGGSPALRLAAARRAGPRPPALLRFGAGAGARRGLICSVEAARRGGGDEDAEAEAEEGRRGGGSRVPPERRMRGGGNAAAAAVGTSVELLAIPGVGPRNLRKLVDNGFEGVAQLKQLYRDKFFGKSSGQMVEFLQCSVGIVHKNHAESITSFIKESVDEELKDTDSSKPTQNKRLTFCVEGNISVGKTTFLQRIANETIELRDLVEIVPEPIDKWQDVGPDHFNILDAFYAEPHRYAYTFQNYVFVTRVMQERESQAGIKPLRLMERSVFSDRMVFVRAVHEANWMNEMEISIYDSWFDPVVSSLPGLIPDGFIYLRASPDTCHKRMMHRRRSEEGGVSLDYLQGLHEKHESWLLPSKGSGPGVLSVSQLPMHMEGSLPPEIRDRVFYLEGNHMHSSIQKVPALILDCEPDIDFSKDIEAKRQYARQVAEFFEFVKKKQEQAPSEQTSNDKDRMNPQVLLPNSSRLWGVPKGNPFAGSPMNLDFRRAMSSYLST; encoded by the exons ATGCACAGGCTCTCCCTCACCGTCATtgacgccgcctccgccgccgccgccatgccctTTGCGCTCCGGCTCGGTGGTTCCCCAGCGCTTCGCCtcgccgccgcgcgccgcgcgGGCCCGCGGCCCCCGGCGTTGCTGCGCTTCGGTGCCGGGGCCGGGGCGCGGAGGGGGCTAATCTGCTCCGTCGAGGCCGCCAGGAGGGGTGGCGGTGACGAGGATGCGGAAGCGGAGGCGGAGGAGGGTCGGAGGGGAGGCGGGAGCCGCGTGCCACCGGAGAGGAGGATGAGGGGCGGGGGTAACGCGGCCGCTGCCGCGGTGGGGACGAGCGTCGAGCTCCTGGCGATTCCTGGTGTGGGGCCGCGCAACCTTAGGAAGCTCGTGGACAATGGCTTCGAGGGCGTCGCCCAGCTCAAGCAGCTCTACAGGGACAAG TTCTTTGGCAAGTCTAGTGGGCAGATGGTTGAGTTCTTACAGTGCTCTGTTGGCATTGTACATAAGAATCATGCTGAGAGTATAACCTCATTCATTAAAGAGAGTGTTGATGAGGAGCTGAAAGATACAGATTCATCTAAACCCACTCAGAATAAGAGGCTGACCTTTTGTGTGGAAGGGAACATCAGCGTTGGGAAAACCACTTTCCTCCAAAGAATAGCTAATGAGACAATTGAACTGCGTGATCTTGTAGAGATAGTTCCTGAGCCTATTGATAAGTGGCAAGATGTTGGCCCTGATCACTTCAATATATTGGATGCCTTCTATGCTGAGCCACATAGGTATGCATACACTTTCCAAAACTATGTGTTTGTGACGAGGGTCATGCAAGAAAGGGAATCTCAAGCTGGAATAAAACCTCTCAGACTGATGGAAAGAAGTGTATTCAGTGATAGGATG GTATTCGTCCGTGCTGTTCACGAAGCTAATTGGATGAATGAGATGGAGATCAGCATCTACGATTCCTGGTTTGATCCAGTTGTGTCATCACTCCCAGGTCTCATCCCAGATGGATTTATCTATTTAAGAGCTAGTCCAGATACTTGCCACAAAAGAATGATGCATAGGAGAAGATCAGAGGAAGGTGGTGTCTCACTTGATTACTTGCAAGGTTTGCATGAGAAGCATGAGAGCTGGTTGCTTCCTTCGAAAGGATCGGGTCCTGGTGTATTATCGGTCAGTCAACTGCCCATGCATATGGAGGGCTCCTTGCCTCCAGAAATACGGGATCGTGTATTTTACTTGGAAGGAAATCACATGCACTCTAGCATCCAGAAG GTTCCTGCTCTCATCTTGGATTGTGAACCTGATATTGATTTCAGCAAAGACATAGAAGCTAAACGACA ATATGCTAGGCAAGTTGCAGAGTTCTTTGAATTCGTGAAGAAAAAGCAGGAACAAGCTCCATCCGAGCAAACAAGCAATGACAAGGACCGCATGAACCCACAGGTATTGCTTCCTAACAGCAGCCGCTTGTGGGGGGTCCCTAAAGGCAACCCTTTTGCAGGCTCTCCAATGAATCTGGATTTCAGAAGAGCCATGTCTTCGTACCTCTCAACTTAG